A genomic region of Dactylococcopsis salina PCC 8305 contains the following coding sequences:
- a CDS encoding IS607 family transposase has translation MSKYVPARVAQEQLGVSLRTLLRWDEAGKIETIRTPNGQRRYNVESVLNPYKSEKAILLYARVSSHAQKPDLERQADFLLTRFPNGELVKEIASGLNFKRKKLRDLLERVLSGDVSMVVVCHKDRLARFGVELIQWLCERQGCQLVVLQQSDLSPEREMVEDILAIIHVFSCRLYGLRKYKQPIRQDLHPVSNGTNQGTTPSSEKMGQTESESV, from the coding sequence ATGTCAAAGTATGTACCAGCCAGAGTCGCCCAAGAACAACTCGGCGTTTCCCTTAGAACTCTCTTGCGATGGGATGAGGCTGGAAAAATCGAAACCATCCGAACCCCTAATGGACAAAGACGATACAACGTCGAATCAGTCCTCAACCCTTATAAATCAGAAAAAGCAATTCTCCTCTATGCCAGAGTTAGCAGTCATGCTCAAAAACCTGACCTTGAAAGACAGGCTGACTTTCTTCTCACTCGTTTCCCCAACGGTGAACTCGTCAAAGAAATCGCGTCGGGTCTCAACTTCAAGAGAAAAAAACTTCGTGACCTATTGGAACGAGTTCTCTCAGGAGATGTTTCAATGGTTGTGGTCTGTCATAAAGACAGACTCGCCCGTTTCGGTGTTGAACTTATCCAATGGCTCTGCGAAAGACAAGGTTGTCAACTCGTGGTTCTCCAACAAAGTGACCTTTCTCCAGAACGAGAAATGGTCGAAGATATTCTTGCCATCATCCACGTCTTTAGTTGTCGATTATACGGACTCCGAAAGTACAAACAGCCCATCCGTCAAGACTTGCACCCAGTATCGAATGGTACTAACCAAGGAACAACGCCATCTTCTGAAAAAATGGGTCAGACTGAATCGGAAAGCGTATAA
- a CDS encoding type II toxin-antitoxin system HicB family antitoxin, protein MNSVIVFEVSQEEDGGFVAECLTEDIFTQGDSWEELRVNVNEAVKGYYFDQPSCPQVKLHLLKEEMLVIQ, encoded by the coding sequence ATGAATTCAGTGATTGTTTTTGAAGTCTCTCAAGAAGAAGATGGTGGTTTTGTCGCGGAATGTTTAACTGAGGATATTTTTACTCAGGGTGATAGTTGGGAAGAATTAAGAGTTAATGTCAATGAAGCAGTTAAAGGATATTATTTTGATCAGCCAAGTTGTCCTCAAGTAAAATTACATCTTCTTAAGGAAGAAATGTTAGTGATTCAATGA
- a CDS encoding DUF29 domain-containing protein, with product MVADSPQAQKTLYETDYHLWVVETVKKLQNREFETIDWEDLIDEVSDLSRREKQKLKSLLKRLVEHLLKLKYWESQVKENEAHWKREILNFRQQLQEILADSPSLKPYIKEVYPECYQKGRKLASTASGLPLASFPESAMSLCDCPKDIAPLETILDENWLP from the coding sequence ATGGTCGCAGACTCTCCACAAGCACAAAAAACGCTCTATGAAACGGATTATCATCTTTGGGTAGTCGAAACAGTTAAAAAACTCCAAAATCGAGAATTTGAAACAATTGATTGGGAGGATTTGATTGATGAGGTATCCGATTTGAGTCGGCGAGAGAAACAAAAATTGAAAAGTTTACTCAAAAGGTTGGTGGAACATTTGCTAAAACTGAAATACTGGGAATCTCAAGTTAAAGAGAATGAAGCACATTGGAAAAGAGAAATTCTTAATTTCCGTCAGCAACTTCAAGAAATCTTAGCTGATAGTCCGAGCTTAAAGCCATATATCAAGGAAGTATATCCTGAATGCTACCAAAAGGGACGCAAACTTGCTTCGACAGCTTCAGGATTACCTTTAGCGTCTTTTCCTGAAAGCGCGATGTCGCTTTGCGACTGTCCAAAGGACATCGCGCCTTTAGAAACGATTCTAGATGAAAACTGGTTGCCTTAA
- a CDS encoding M3 family metallopeptidase, which translates to MTATATKPNPLLIGEGLPPFPDIKPHHVVEGIKQLLAELDQELTAIEATVTPTWEGVVEPLTAIEERLTWSWGIVSHLMGVKNSPELREAYETVQPDVVKFINKLNQSKPIYEAFKTLRNSNEWDHLDSAQQRIVESSLQEAELSGVGLEGETKDRFNAIQLELADLSTQFSNHVLDATKAFKLKLTSPDDVVGLPQSALSLAAQTARQEGDENATAENGPWVITLDFPSFVPFLKHSQRRDLRETVYRSFITRASEGDLDNQPIIKRILKLRQEKAHILGFDNYAELSLARKMAPSVEAVETLLEELRQASYEAAISEHEELKAFARSKGASYDLKHWDINFWSERQREEKFAFNAEELRPYFSLPQVLEGLFGITQHLFGVTITAADGEAPVWHEDVRYFRIQDDQGNPVAHFYLDPFSRPAEKRGGAWMDECLNRGKMKTETGELKTRLPVAYLTCNQTPPVDGEPSLMTFEEVETLFHEFGHGLQHMLTQVDYSQAAGINNVEWDAVELPSQFMENWCYHRPTLFSMAKHYQTGESLPEEYYQKLLAARNYRSGSMMLRQLHFSFLDLELHAHFDPDREETPAQVRDRVAKTTTVVPPLPEDAFLCGFGHIFAGAYAAGYYSYKWAEVLSADAFAAFEEAGLDDDHALAEVGQRFRNTVLALGGSQHPMAVFKQFRGREPKTEPLLRHSGL; encoded by the coding sequence ATGACAGCGACAGCAACCAAACCGAATCCCTTACTAATTGGAGAAGGATTACCACCATTTCCCGACATCAAACCGCATCATGTTGTCGAAGGAATTAAACAACTGTTAGCCGAATTAGACCAAGAACTCACCGCGATCGAAGCCACTGTCACCCCCACTTGGGAAGGCGTGGTCGAACCACTGACCGCTATTGAAGAAAGACTGACTTGGAGTTGGGGAATTGTCAGTCATTTAATGGGCGTAAAAAATAGCCCTGAGTTGCGAGAAGCCTACGAAACAGTGCAACCTGATGTTGTCAAATTCATCAATAAACTGAATCAAAGCAAACCCATCTATGAGGCTTTCAAAACCCTCCGCAACAGTAACGAATGGGATCATCTCGACTCAGCACAGCAACGCATTGTAGAATCCTCTTTACAGGAAGCCGAATTATCGGGTGTGGGTTTAGAAGGGGAAACCAAAGACCGCTTTAATGCCATCCAATTGGAATTAGCAGACCTCTCCACGCAATTTTCTAATCATGTTCTGGATGCAACCAAAGCCTTTAAACTCAAACTCACTTCCCCTGATGATGTGGTCGGTTTACCGCAAAGTGCGCTCAGTTTAGCGGCGCAAACGGCTCGTCAAGAGGGAGACGAAAACGCTACTGCCGAAAACGGTCCCTGGGTAATTACCCTTGATTTTCCGAGTTTTGTTCCTTTTCTGAAACATAGCCAACGGCGAGACTTACGAGAAACTGTCTATCGATCGTTTATCACTCGCGCTTCTGAGGGAGATTTAGATAATCAACCCATTATTAAGCGGATTCTGAAGTTACGGCAAGAAAAAGCTCATATTTTGGGCTTTGATAATTATGCTGAATTGAGTTTAGCTCGTAAAATGGCGCCGAGTGTGGAAGCAGTGGAAACCTTACTAGAAGAGTTACGCCAAGCAAGTTATGAGGCAGCGATTTCTGAACATGAAGAATTAAAAGCCTTTGCCAGAAGTAAAGGTGCATCCTACGATCTCAAACATTGGGATATTAATTTTTGGTCGGAAAGACAACGGGAAGAAAAGTTTGCTTTTAATGCGGAGGAGTTACGTCCCTATTTTTCCCTCCCACAGGTGTTAGAAGGGCTATTTGGGATTACTCAACACCTTTTTGGCGTGACGATTACCGCCGCCGATGGAGAAGCGCCAGTTTGGCATGAAGATGTCCGTTATTTTCGCATTCAGGATGATCAAGGAAACCCAGTGGCGCATTTTTATCTTGATCCCTTTTCTCGTCCCGCGGAAAAACGCGGTGGTGCCTGGATGGATGAATGTCTCAATCGTGGCAAAATGAAAACGGAGACGGGAGAATTAAAAACTCGTTTACCAGTGGCGTATCTCACTTGTAACCAAACCCCGCCAGTGGATGGTGAACCAAGTTTAATGACCTTTGAAGAGGTGGAAACCCTGTTCCATGAGTTTGGGCATGGGTTACAACATATGTTGACACAGGTGGATTATTCCCAAGCTGCAGGGATTAATAATGTGGAATGGGATGCGGTGGAATTACCGAGTCAGTTTATGGAAAATTGGTGTTATCATCGCCCCACTTTGTTCTCGATGGCGAAACATTATCAGACGGGAGAATCTTTACCAGAGGAATACTATCAGAAGTTACTGGCGGCGCGGAATTATCGCAGCGGTTCGATGATGCTACGTCAACTTCATTTTAGTTTCCTGGATTTGGAGTTACACGCTCACTTTGATCCCGATCGTGAAGAAACTCCTGCACAAGTGCGCGATCGAGTGGCAAAAACAACCACTGTTGTTCCTCCTCTCCCAGAAGATGCCTTTTTATGCGGTTTTGGACATATCTTTGCTGGCGCATACGCTGCGGGATATTACAGCTACAAATGGGCGGAAGTTCTCAGTGCGGATGCGTTTGCAGCGTTTGAAGAAGCGGGATTAGATGATGATCACGCCCTTGCTGAGGTGGGTCAACGTTTCCGTAACACGGTCTTAGCTTTAGGTGGATCACAACATCCGATGGCGGTATTTAAACAATTCCGAGGACGTGAACCCAAAACTGAACCCTTGTTAAGACACAGTGGGTTATAG
- a CDS encoding DUF29 domain-containing protein: MVADSPQAQKQLYETDYHLWVVETVKKLQNREFETIDWENLIDEVSDLSRREKKKLKSLLRNLWEHLLKFKYWQNEWERNQSHWKGEIRNFRKQIRDELEDSPSLKNYLHDISAQCYEDAKAIVSDKSELPLDHFPENAMSLCDCPKDIAPLEQVLDENWLP, from the coding sequence ATGGTCGCAGACTCTCCACAAGCACAAAAACAACTCTATGAAACCGATTATCATCTCTGGGTAGTCGAAACAGTTAAAAAACTCCAAAATCGAGAATTTGAAACAATTGACTGGGAGAATTTGATTGATGAGGTATCCGATTTGAGTCGGCGTGAGAAAAAGAAACTGAAAAGTCTCCTCAGAAATTTATGGGAACATTTGCTAAAATTCAAATACTGGCAGAATGAATGGGAGAGAAATCAATCTCATTGGAAAGGTGAAATTCGCAATTTTCGCAAACAGATTCGAGATGAATTGGAAGATAGTCCGAGCCTCAAAAACTATTTGCATGATATTTCAGCGCAATGCTACGAAGATGCCAAAGCAATCGTCAGCGATAAGTCCGAACTTCCGTTAGATCATTTCCCTGAAAACGCGATGTCGCTTTGCGACTGTCCAAAGGACATCGCGCCTTTGGAGCAGGTACTGGATGAAAACTGGTTGCCTTAA
- a CDS encoding DUF29 domain-containing protein has product MVADSSQAQKTLYETDYYLWVVETVKKLQNREFATIDWENLIDEVSDLSRREKKKLKSLLKKLIEHLLKLKYWQAEKIRNQGHWQAEITNFRQLIRDELEDSPSLQPYLQEIYPQCYSEARKIASQRSQLSLSTFPESAIAPLETILDENWLP; this is encoded by the coding sequence ATGGTTGCAGACTCTTCACAAGCACAAAAAACACTCTATGAAACGGATTATTATCTCTGGGTAGTGGAAACAGTTAAAAAACTCCAAAATCGAGAATTTGCAACGATTGACTGGGAGAATTTGATTGATGAGGTGTCCGATTTGAGTCGGCGTGAGAAAAAGAAGCTGAAAAGCCTGCTTAAAAAGTTAATTGAACATTTACTGAAACTCAAGTATTGGCAAGCTGAGAAAATAAGAAATCAAGGACATTGGCAAGCAGAAATTACGAACTTTCGTCAACTGATTCGAGATGAATTGGAAGATAGCCCCAGCTTGCAACCTTATTTGCAGGAAATTTATCCTCAATGTTACAGCGAAGCTCGAAAAATTGCTTCCCAACGTTCTCAACTTTCCCTAAGCACATTTCCAGAAAGCGCGATCGCGCCTTTAGAAACGATTCTAGATGAAAACTGGTTGCCGTAA
- a CDS encoding DUF29 domain-containing protein, which produces MVTEVSHQKCKQLYETDYNLWVLETVKKLQNRELDSLDWKSLIDEISDLSRREKRRLESLLTRLLEHLLKLKYWDSERGINQNHWQREIRNFRKKIKRELKASPSLKRYLVEQFSELYQDARELVADASGLPLDHFPESPIAPLEKVLDENWLP; this is translated from the coding sequence ATGGTAACTGAAGTCAGTCATCAGAAATGTAAGCAACTCTATGAAACGGATTATAATCTTTGGGTGTTAGAAACAGTTAAAAAACTACAAAACCGAGAACTAGATTCTCTTGATTGGAAAAGCTTAATTGATGAGATATCTGATTTGAGTCGGCGAGAAAAAAGAAGATTAGAAAGTTTATTAACCCGACTCTTAGAACATCTACTAAAACTAAAGTATTGGGATTCAGAACGAGGAATAAATCAAAACCATTGGCAAAGAGAAATTCGTAATTTTCGCAAAAAAATTAAGCGGGAGTTAAAAGCAAGCCCCAGTCTAAAAAGATATCTTGTAGAACAATTTTCTGAACTGTATCAAGATGCAAGAGAATTAGTCGCAGATGCCTCAGGCTTACCCCTTGACCATTTCCCTGAATCCCCGATCGCACCCCTAGAAAAGGTGTTAGATGAAAATTGGTTACCTTAA
- a CDS encoding type II toxin-antitoxin system HicA family toxin: protein MKIPRDLKGSDFARVLCRQWDYKVVHQQGSHIILDTEIPSHQRISIPNHNPLRLGTLNSILRAVSRHKGVAKAEIINTL, encoded by the coding sequence ATGAAAATTCCGAGAGATTTGAAAGGAAGTGATTTCGCGAGGGTTCTCTGTCGCCAATGGGATTACAAGGTTGTTCATCAACAAGGAAGTCATATTATTTTGGATACTGAAATTCCCAGTCATCAAAGAATTAGTATTCCTAACCATAATCCTTTGCGCTTAGGAACGTTGAATAGTATTTTGCGAGCAGTTTCTCGGCATAAAGGAGTAGCCAAAGCTGAGATTATTAATACCTTGTAA
- a CDS encoding ABC transporter ATP-binding protein: protein MLDIFKKFSYLLERREKIQVISLFFLLLIGGILEMLGVGFVVPFISLVSQPELIQEQPILNRIYLALGSPSSEQFLVIICLIYLLIYVGKNAYVAIMYHLQHRFIFNKQRKVADKLLNGYLGAPYTFHLQRNTAVLIRNLTQEVNQLFMGVLIPLVMLCTEVTVLTGLVLLLIFLQPMATLAVAIGLGIASFIFYNIFQKQLSESGKKRQYHSGQVIQQINQGLGGVKETKLLGRENFFLKRHSHHRSELVKSLQFVQTIQQLPRLYFETLAVFGLLGIVLITVLQETATGEVLPTVSLFAAAAFRLMPSLNRVMNSVNRVRFGSHALDVIVYEFRVLEDEKNLLSKVEVTVPSFKDKLTLDAVSYHYPGSEEEVLNRVSITISQGKSVGLIGSSGAGKTTLVDVILGLLRPTEGRVLVDGVDIQQGLRGWQSQIGYIPQSIYLCDDTLRGNIAFGIPEEEISDEQVWSAVRSAQLQELVERLPQGLDTVVGERGVRLSGGQRQRVGIARALYHNPQVLVMDEATAALDNETEAGIMEAVEKLSGEKTLIMIAHRLTTVKNCDCLYLMERGKVVDQGSYEELRDRNASFMRMASGIS from the coding sequence ATGCTCGATATCTTTAAGAAATTCTCTTACCTGCTAGAGCGTCGCGAGAAAATCCAAGTCATCAGTTTATTTTTCTTGTTGCTAATTGGTGGTATCTTAGAAATGTTAGGGGTGGGGTTTGTTGTTCCCTTCATCTCTTTAGTAAGTCAGCCTGAGTTAATTCAGGAGCAACCGATCCTTAACCGTATTTATTTAGCATTGGGTTCGCCTTCTTCAGAGCAATTTTTAGTGATTATTTGTTTAATTTATCTTTTAATCTATGTTGGAAAAAATGCTTATGTAGCAATAATGTATCACCTACAGCACCGCTTTATTTTTAATAAACAAAGGAAAGTAGCAGACAAGCTACTCAATGGCTATCTAGGCGCACCTTATACGTTTCACCTGCAAAGGAATACAGCAGTATTAATTCGGAATCTTACCCAAGAAGTCAATCAACTATTTATGGGAGTTTTGATTCCTTTGGTAATGCTATGTACAGAAGTAACCGTTTTAACGGGATTAGTATTACTGTTAATATTCTTGCAACCAATGGCAACATTAGCCGTTGCGATCGGGCTAGGTATAGCGAGTTTTATTTTTTACAATATTTTTCAGAAACAATTATCAGAATCAGGGAAAAAAAGGCAATATCATTCTGGTCAAGTCATCCAGCAAATTAATCAAGGGTTAGGAGGAGTGAAAGAAACGAAACTTCTGGGTCGGGAAAATTTTTTCTTGAAACGCCATAGTCACCATCGCTCAGAGTTAGTTAAATCATTGCAATTTGTGCAAACAATTCAACAATTACCTAGGTTATATTTTGAAACTTTAGCGGTATTTGGTCTATTAGGAATTGTTTTGATTACCGTTTTACAGGAAACAGCAACAGGAGAGGTTTTACCAACCGTATCCTTGTTTGCAGCTGCTGCGTTTCGACTAATGCCTTCTCTGAACCGAGTAATGAATAGTGTGAATAGAGTTCGATTTGGTAGTCATGCGCTTGATGTGATTGTCTATGAATTTAGGGTTTTAGAAGATGAGAAAAATCTCTTATCAAAAGTAGAGGTGACTGTTCCTTCATTTAAGGATAAACTAACTTTAGATGCGGTTTCTTACCATTATCCTGGTTCAGAAGAAGAAGTTTTAAATCGGGTCTCGATCACAATCTCTCAAGGCAAGTCAGTAGGATTAATCGGAAGTTCTGGAGCGGGTAAAACTACTTTAGTTGATGTAATTTTAGGTTTATTACGACCAACTGAAGGCAGAGTGCTAGTAGATGGAGTTGATATTCAGCAAGGGTTACGAGGATGGCAAAGTCAAATTGGCTACATCCCTCAAAGTATTTATTTGTGTGATGATACATTACGGGGAAACATCGCTTTTGGCATTCCAGAAGAAGAGATTTCTGATGAACAAGTCTGGTCAGCGGTTCGATCGGCGCAACTCCAAGAATTAGTAGAAAGATTACCGCAAGGGTTAGATACTGTAGTTGGGGAGAGAGGAGTGAGACTTTCTGGAGGACAACGTCAACGGGTAGGAATCGCTCGTGCGCTTTATCATAATCCACAAGTGTTAGTGATGGACGAAGCAACGGCAGCGTTAGATAATGAGACGGAAGCGGGAATTATGGAGGCGGTAGAGAAGTTAAGTGGGGAGAAAACCTTGATTATGATTGCTCATCGGTTGACAACGGTTAAAAATTGTGATTGTCTTTATTTGATGGAGCGAGGGAAGGTGGTTGATCAGGGAAGTTATGAAGAGTTGCGCGATCGCAATGCAAGTTTTATGAGGATGGCGAGTGGTATTAGTTAA